The proteins below come from a single Anaerolineae bacterium genomic window:
- the gmd gene encoding GDP-mannose 4,6-dehydratase, which translates to MAKTALITGITGQDGSYLAELLLQKGYEVVGMVRRTSTTNFDRIRHIQDDVTLVQGDLLDQASLIGILAEHRPDEVYNLAAQSFVPTSWRQPVLTGEFTALGVTRLLDAIRVVYGPGRHVRFYQASSSEMFGKVREVPQRETTPFYPRSPYGVAKVYGHWITVNYRESYDLFACSGILFNHESPRRGLEFVTRKVTHGVARIKLGLDDKLPLGNLEAQRDWGFAGDYVWAMWLMLQQEEPDDYVVATGKTHSVRELCRVAFEHAGLDYRDHVTVDERFLRPAEVDQLVGDASKARRVLGWQPRVTFEDLVRMMVDADLELLRQRN; encoded by the coding sequence ATGGCGAAGACGGCCCTGATCACAGGCATCACCGGCCAGGATGGCTCCTATCTGGCAGAGTTGCTGCTCCAGAAGGGGTACGAAGTGGTGGGCATGGTGCGCCGCACCAGCACCACCAACTTCGACCGCATTCGCCACATCCAGGACGACGTCACTCTGGTGCAGGGAGACCTGCTGGATCAGGCCTCGCTCATTGGGATCTTGGCGGAGCACCGGCCGGACGAGGTGTACAACCTGGCGGCTCAGTCGTTCGTGCCCACCTCGTGGCGGCAACCCGTCTTGACGGGCGAGTTCACTGCCTTGGGCGTCACCCGACTGCTGGATGCCATCCGGGTGGTCTACGGCCCGGGCAGGCACGTTCGCTTCTACCAGGCCTCGAGCTCCGAGATGTTCGGCAAGGTGCGGGAAGTGCCCCAGCGGGAGACCACACCCTTCTATCCTCGCAGCCCCTACGGTGTGGCCAAGGTCTACGGTCATTGGATTACCGTCAACTACCGCGAGAGCTACGACCTGTTTGCTTGTAGTGGGATATTGTTCAACCACGAAAGTCCTAGGCGCGGCTTGGAGTTCGTGACGCGTAAGGTCACCCACGGCGTGGCCAGGATCAAGTTGGGGCTCGACGATAAGCTGCCCTTGGGCAACTTGGAGGCCCAGCGAGACTGGGGGTTCGCGGGGGACTACGTGTGGGCCATGTGGCTCATGCTCCAGCAGGAGGAGCCTGACGACTACGTGGTGGCCACGGGGAAGACGCATTCGGTGCGGGAGCTTTGTCGGGTGGCCTTCGAGCACGCCGGCCTCGACTACCGCGACCATGTCACTGTAGACGAGCGGTTCCTGCGCCCGGCCGAGGTAGATCAGTTGGTGGGCGATGCCTCCAAGGCGAGGCGGGTATTGGGCTGGCAGCCGCGGGTTACCTTCGAGGACCTGGTGCGCATGATGGTGGACGCCGACCTCGAGCTCCTGCGCCAGAGGAACTAG